The following coding sequences are from one Pseudomonas mendocina window:
- a CDS encoding methylamine dehydrogenase light chain, protein MKLLDRLFERSTRHVADTTSRRNFLGRLGSLMVAGAALPVLLPIDRTSKALAAEAPKAGDPGDPSSCDYWRYCSIDGFLCSCCGGTVTSCPPGTEVSQVTWIGTCRNPGDGKDYIIAYNDCCGKHSCAQCACTRNDSEEPLYRPFNNNDINWCLAAKSSIYNCTIAVIRGVAV, encoded by the coding sequence ATGAAATTGCTAGACCGCCTGTTCGAACGCTCCACCCGCCATGTGGCCGACACTACGTCGCGGCGCAACTTCCTCGGCCGTCTCGGCTCGCTGATGGTCGCCGGCGCCGCCCTGCCCGTGCTGCTGCCCATCGACCGCACCAGCAAGGCACTGGCCGCCGAGGCGCCGAAAGCCGGTGACCCGGGTGATCCCAGCAGTTGCGATTACTGGCGCTACTGCTCCATCGACGGCTTCCTGTGCAGCTGCTGCGGCGGCACCGTGACGTCCTGCCCACCGGGCACCGAGGTGTCGCAGGTCACCTGGATCGGCACCTGCCGCAACCCGGGCGATGGCAAGGACTACATCATTGCCTACAACGACTGCTGCGGTAAGCACAGCTGCGCCCAGTGCGCCTGTACCCGCAACGACAGCGAGGAGCCGCTGTACCGGCCGTTCAACAACAACGACATCAACTGGTGCCTGGCCGCCAAGTCGAGCATCTACAACTGCACCATCGCGGTGATCCGCGGCGTCGCAGTGTGA
- the mauD gene encoding methylamine dehydrogenase accessory protein MauD, with product MEALIVSNILLWCLLIALAFAVMGLVRQIGVLHGRLAPAGALMVDKGVAVNEPAPQVTAADRSGRPVNFGYAGEKAQLLFFLSPTCPICKSLLPAIKSIAKTQAHRLDVIYVSDGDMDAQKALIAEHKLEDATYVVGPEVGMTYQIGKLPYAALIDNAGVLRAKGLVNSREHLDSLFETEHLGSATLQQYLHNSQHAHGAHNH from the coding sequence ATGGAAGCTCTGATCGTTTCTAACATCCTGTTGTGGTGCCTGCTGATCGCCCTGGCCTTTGCCGTCATGGGCCTGGTGCGTCAGATCGGCGTGCTTCACGGTCGCCTGGCACCAGCCGGCGCGCTGATGGTCGACAAGGGCGTGGCCGTCAACGAACCCGCGCCGCAAGTGACCGCCGCCGACCGTAGCGGTCGCCCGGTGAACTTCGGCTATGCCGGCGAGAAGGCCCAGCTGCTGTTCTTCCTCTCGCCGACCTGTCCGATCTGCAAATCGCTGCTGCCGGCGATCAAGTCCATCGCCAAGACCCAGGCTCATCGTCTCGACGTGATCTACGTCAGCGACGGCGACATGGATGCGCAGAAGGCGCTGATCGCCGAACACAAGCTGGAAGACGCCACCTACGTGGTCGGCCCGGAAGTGGGCATGACCTACCAGATCGGCAAGCTGCCCTACGCCGCCCTGATCGACAACGCCGGCGTGCTGCGCGCCAAGGGCCTGGTGAACTCCCGCGAGCACCTCGACAGCCTGTTCGAGACCGAGCACCTGGGCAGCGCCACCCTGCAGCAATACCTGCATAACAGCCAGCACGCCCACGGCGCGCACAACCACTGA
- a CDS encoding MauE/DoxX family redox-associated membrane protein, with translation MQPDPIFVIAAALAVAVILASAATHKLRAPARFASQLEDYQLLPQALVRPVARVLPWVEVALAFALLVPAARQVAAFAAAALLTGYALAIAINLWRGRRDIDCGCAGPQQAQPIRPVLLARNAVLVGLALVASLAPLSRGLGVFDGFVVIAASAVALLIYAAADGLMANSPRLLKLIGR, from the coding sequence ATGCAACCCGATCCGATCTTCGTCATCGCCGCCGCACTCGCGGTAGCGGTGATCCTCGCCAGCGCCGCGACCCACAAGCTGCGCGCACCGGCCCGCTTCGCCAGCCAGCTGGAGGATTACCAGCTGTTGCCGCAAGCCCTGGTGCGCCCCGTAGCTCGGGTTCTGCCCTGGGTCGAGGTGGCCCTGGCCTTCGCCCTGCTGGTTCCAGCAGCGCGCCAGGTCGCGGCCTTCGCTGCTGCGGCGCTGCTCACCGGCTACGCCCTGGCCATCGCCATCAACCTGTGGCGTGGCCGTCGTGACATCGATTGCGGTTGCGCCGGGCCACAACAGGCGCAGCCGATCCGCCCGGTGCTGTTGGCACGCAATGCCGTTCTGGTGGGATTGGCGCTGGTCGCCAGTCTCGCTCCGCTGAGCCGTGGCCTGGGCGTGTTCGACGGTTTCGTCGTCATCGCTGCCAGTGCCGTGGCCCTGCTGATCTACGCCGCTGCTGATGGCCTGATGGCCAACAGCCCTCGTCTGCTCAAACTCATCGGAAGGTGA
- a CDS encoding amine dehydrogenase large subunit yields MRTPRIIRQTALALGLSLVGLGAHAELPRDTIGQETLPFPPSPHRAYIVDAEFENLVTGRITVVDPDSKRMLGMVSTGFAAPSTLSHDGKYLYTADLFYSRGTRGIRTDVLTAWNTSTLSPDWEVEIPNKRAVMLPERHALGASADDRFIYIYNFTPSTSVTVVDTQARKVVSEISIPGCVLNYPVGKRRFASLCGDGNLQVVTLDDAGKETARSHTAFFDPNAEKLVERAYAVGDTYYFVTTTGTVRAVDFSGEQPKIIPAWELVTDAADKKAGWAPGGWQLIAVAPKLNRLYALMHDAHEPLKWEDPSTLIWVYDLKTRKRIGTLEAPAPIWSLQATTDDQPRLLGANVTGGLEVFDLTSGKHTGTVEGIAKTAIHVLSH; encoded by the coding sequence ATGCGAACACCTCGGATCATCAGACAGACCGCCCTGGCGCTGGGTCTGTCCCTGGTGGGGCTCGGCGCCCATGCCGAGCTTCCCCGTGACACCATCGGCCAGGAAACCCTGCCCTTCCCGCCGTCGCCGCACCGCGCCTATATCGTCGATGCCGAATTCGAGAACCTGGTGACCGGCCGCATCACCGTGGTCGACCCGGACAGCAAGCGCATGCTCGGCATGGTCAGCACCGGTTTCGCCGCCCCCTCGACCCTGAGCCACGACGGCAAGTACCTGTACACCGCCGACCTGTTCTATTCGCGCGGCACCCGTGGCATCCGCACCGACGTGCTCACCGCCTGGAACACCAGCACGCTGTCGCCCGACTGGGAAGTGGAAATCCCCAACAAGCGCGCGGTGATGCTGCCGGAGCGCCACGCCCTCGGCGCCAGTGCGGATGACCGCTTCATCTACATCTACAACTTCACGCCCTCCACCTCGGTGACGGTGGTCGACACCCAGGCCAGGAAAGTGGTCAGCGAGATCTCGATTCCCGGCTGCGTGCTCAACTACCCGGTCGGCAAGCGCCGCTTCGCCTCGCTGTGCGGCGACGGCAACCTGCAGGTGGTCACCCTGGACGACGCCGGCAAGGAAACCGCTCGCAGCCACACCGCGTTCTTCGACCCCAACGCCGAGAAGCTGGTGGAACGTGCCTATGCCGTAGGTGACACCTACTACTTCGTCACCACCACCGGCACCGTGCGCGCCGTGGACTTCTCCGGCGAGCAGCCGAAGATCATCCCGGCCTGGGAGCTGGTCACCGATGCCGCCGACAAGAAAGCCGGCTGGGCGCCGGGTGGCTGGCAGCTGATCGCCGTGGCGCCGAAGCTCAACCGCCTCTACGCCCTGATGCATGACGCCCACGAGCCGCTGAAGTGGGAAGACCCGAGCACCCTCATCTGGGTCTACGACCTGAAGACGCGCAAGCGTATCGGCACCCTGGAAGCCCCCGCGCCGATCTGGAGCCTGCAAGCCACCACCGATGACCAACCACGCCTGCTCGGCGCCAACGTCACCGGCGGCCTGGAAGTCTTCGATCTGACCAGCGGCAAGCACACCGGAACCGTGGAAGGCATCGCCAAGACCGCGATTCACGTACTCAGTCACTGA
- a CDS encoding MarR family winged helix-turn-helix transcriptional regulator, with the protein MKVPKKRRNRYNPISEDFHKEEFPFYWLVRVHARYSMSMERLLKKVDLDIPRWRVLNILYETQDASISEISEFAVAKLSTITKIVYRMKDDGLVDTRQSDLDGRVTQVSITEKGRQAYFAMHEVTAELFHAGFKGMTEAQIRKLNQTLATMFDNLSEV; encoded by the coding sequence ATGAAGGTGCCGAAGAAACGTCGCAATCGTTACAACCCGATCAGCGAAGATTTTCACAAGGAAGAGTTTCCGTTCTATTGGCTGGTGCGTGTTCACGCCCGCTATTCGATGAGCATGGAAAGGCTGCTGAAGAAGGTCGATCTCGACATTCCTCGTTGGCGCGTTCTCAACATCCTGTATGAAACCCAGGACGCCAGCATCTCGGAGATTTCCGAGTTCGCCGTGGCCAAGCTCTCCACCATCACCAAGATCGTCTACCGGATGAAGGACGACGGTCTGGTCGATACCCGTCAGAGCGATCTCGACGGCCGCGTGACCCAGGTGTCCATCACGGAGAAGGGGCGTCAGGCCTACTTCGCCATGCACGAGGTCACGGCGGAGCTGTTCCATGCCGGTTTCAAGGGCATGACCGAAGCGCAGATCCGCAAGCTCAACCAGACCCTGGCCACCATGTTCGACAATCTTTCCGAGGTCTGA
- the feaR gene encoding transcriptional regulator FeaR, with translation MSVHTSRDFERWNHSVHSVCGRFETRPAWHDSAFVGEIERIDLGGLEIADISTNALAINRQRGNSARADDRYYFLVMQREGVMAIDQGDREFVLNPGDMALLDSAQAFEMKPQGLIRQLSVHLCRDMVDPLLPLAARRFGKLEKESPTGHLLQGILQQIANGELSSATQNHYGPALQSALIALLPPAFHDEQLFEPGRPLRRLAEKIISESLPNAPTPTELAAKLNVSVRKLYRQFEIDGDSICRYIQRQRLERSARELADTGSQALPITTIAYKWGFTDSAHFSRVFKHCYGVSPRAYRADALNRQLASQAHLHG, from the coding sequence ATGAGCGTGCATACATCCCGTGATTTCGAACGCTGGAACCACAGCGTTCACAGCGTTTGCGGGCGTTTCGAAACCCGACCGGCCTGGCATGACTCGGCCTTCGTCGGCGAGATCGAGCGCATCGACCTGGGCGGCCTGGAAATCGCCGATATCAGCACCAACGCCCTGGCTATCAACCGTCAGCGCGGTAACAGTGCCCGCGCCGATGATCGCTACTATTTTCTGGTGATGCAGCGCGAAGGGGTGATGGCCATCGACCAGGGTGACCGAGAATTCGTACTGAACCCCGGCGACATGGCCCTGCTCGATTCGGCGCAGGCCTTCGAGATGAAACCGCAGGGCCTTATCCGTCAGCTTTCGGTGCACCTGTGCCGGGACATGGTCGACCCGCTACTGCCGCTGGCAGCGCGACGTTTTGGCAAGCTGGAGAAGGAAAGCCCGACCGGGCACCTGTTGCAGGGCATCCTGCAGCAGATCGCCAACGGCGAGCTCAGCTCGGCTACCCAGAACCATTACGGCCCCGCCCTGCAGAGCGCCCTGATCGCCCTGCTGCCGCCGGCTTTCCACGATGAGCAACTGTTCGAACCGGGCCGCCCGCTGCGCCGCCTGGCGGAGAAGATCATCAGCGAATCACTGCCGAATGCGCCGACACCGACCGAGTTGGCGGCGAAGCTGAACGTGTCGGTGCGCAAGCTGTACCGCCAGTTCGAGATCGACGGTGACAGCATCTGCCGCTACATCCAGCGCCAGCGCCTGGAACGCAGTGCGCGGGAACTGGCCGACACCGGCAGCCAGGCGCTACCGATCACCACCATCGCCTACAAGTGGGGCTTCACCGATTCGGCGCATTTCTCGCGCGTGTTCAAGCACTGTTACGGCGTGTCACCGCGAGCCTACCGAGCCGACGCCCTGAACCGCCAACTGGCGAGCCAAGCACACCTGCACGGCTGA
- a CDS encoding aldehyde dehydrogenase family protein produces the protein MSDISLLPQVREFLQRNHAHFIDGEYRAGTSGKRVPIVNPANGEVIAQITCATADEVESAVAAARRTFKGEWAQTSPYQRGVVLNRLADLMEANGEELAQLETLCSGKSIHLSRMFEVGQSAIFLRYYAGWATKINGETMSPSFPSMMGEQYTAFTRREPVGVVAGIVPWNFSVMIGVWKIAAALATGCTLVLKPSEFTPLTLLRLAELAIEAGVPAGVLNVVNGTGEVGASLIEHPQVAKVSFTGSVPTGLKVGQSAMAANLTRVTLELGGKNAAALLPDADIDGAVAGLIQTGYVHQGQVCAAPERIYVHRSRLDETLAKFTAALQGMNIGSPLDESVNFGPLANKPQFDKVSQFLQLAREHSQVVCGGKPLARAGYFVEPTVVLANGPQDRLLHEETFGPILCVLPYDEVEELPALINDSPFGLTASVWTNDLSRALRLIPQIEAGTVYVNMHTFLDPSVPFGGIKASGTGREFGSAFIDDYTELKSVMIRY, from the coding sequence ATGAGCGACATTTCCCTACTGCCCCAGGTGCGCGAGTTCCTTCAGCGCAACCATGCCCATTTCATCGACGGCGAATACCGCGCGGGTACATCAGGCAAGCGCGTGCCCATCGTCAACCCGGCCAATGGTGAAGTGATCGCGCAGATCACCTGCGCCACCGCCGACGAGGTCGAGTCGGCCGTCGCCGCTGCCCGCCGTACCTTCAAGGGCGAGTGGGCGCAAACCTCGCCCTACCAGCGCGGCGTGGTGCTCAATCGCCTGGCCGACCTGATGGAGGCCAATGGCGAGGAATTGGCGCAACTGGAAACCCTCTGCTCGGGCAAGTCCATCCACCTCTCGCGCATGTTCGAAGTCGGCCAGAGCGCCATCTTCCTGCGCTACTACGCCGGCTGGGCGACCAAGATCAACGGCGAAACCATGAGCCCGTCGTTTCCGTCCATGATGGGCGAGCAGTACACCGCCTTCACCCGCCGCGAGCCAGTGGGCGTGGTGGCCGGCATCGTGCCGTGGAATTTCTCGGTGATGATCGGTGTGTGGAAGATCGCCGCGGCGCTGGCCACCGGCTGCACCTTGGTGCTCAAGCCCAGCGAGTTCACCCCACTGACCCTGCTGCGCCTGGCCGAACTGGCTATCGAGGCCGGCGTGCCGGCGGGCGTGCTCAACGTGGTCAACGGCACCGGCGAGGTCGGCGCCAGCCTGATCGAGCATCCGCAGGTGGCCAAGGTGTCCTTCACCGGCTCGGTGCCCACCGGGCTCAAGGTCGGCCAGAGCGCCATGGCCGCCAACCTCACCCGCGTGACCCTGGAGCTGGGCGGCAAGAACGCCGCCGCGCTGCTGCCCGACGCCGATATCGACGGCGCGGTGGCCGGCCTGATCCAGACCGGCTACGTGCACCAGGGCCAGGTCTGCGCCGCACCGGAGCGCATCTACGTGCACCGCTCGCGCCTCGACGAGACCCTGGCGAAATTCACTGCTGCCCTGCAAGGCATGAATATCGGCTCGCCGCTGGATGAGAGCGTCAACTTCGGCCCGCTGGCCAACAAGCCGCAGTTCGACAAGGTTTCACAGTTCCTGCAACTGGCTCGCGAGCATAGCCAAGTAGTCTGCGGCGGCAAGCCGCTGGCCCGCGCCGGCTACTTCGTCGAACCGACCGTGGTGCTGGCCAACGGGCCGCAGGATCGCCTGCTGCACGAGGAAACCTTCGGCCCGATCCTCTGCGTGCTGCCCTACGACGAGGTCGAGGAGCTGCCGGCGCTGATCAACGACTCGCCGTTCGGCCTCACCGCCAGCGTGTGGACCAACGACCTGTCGCGCGCGCTGCGTCTGATCCCGCAGATCGAGGCCGGCACGGTGTACGTCAACATGCACACCTTCCTCGACCCCTCGGTGCCCTTCGGCGGCATCAAGGCCTCCGGCACCGGTCGTGAATTCGGCAGCGCCTTCATCGACGACTACACCGAACTGAAATCGGTGATGATCCGCTACTGA
- a CDS encoding transporter encodes MRIFSLHHLIAPGLLCLLAVAQNALATEGGGGAYANGSEGFMTGALPPPGTYLVSYNTYYTADKFANDNPAFDDFKVSTAATILRAIHVTDKKILGGNWAMHAFLVAADVDVDLGAGGRQSRAGMGDFIFDPLAIGWHSGNWHWIVGMDIYLPTGRYDKNELANIGRNYVTLEPLFAFTYRNAAGYEFSMKTMFDHNYENRDTNYRSGNEVHADFVAAKHFGNWGVGIGGYAYRQVSGDSGEGAVMGDFKGRAMALGPQFSYSMASGLNIQGRYQREFDVQNRPEGDKFWLNIAIPL; translated from the coding sequence ATGCGCATTTTCTCCCTGCACCACCTGATTGCTCCAGGCCTTCTTTGCCTGCTCGCCGTCGCCCAGAACGCCTTGGCCACCGAGGGCGGCGGCGGTGCTTACGCCAACGGCAGCGAGGGCTTCATGACCGGCGCCCTGCCACCGCCCGGCACTTACCTGGTCAGCTACAACACCTATTACACCGCCGACAAATTTGCCAACGATAACCCGGCCTTCGACGATTTCAAGGTCAGTACCGCCGCCACCATCCTTCGCGCGATTCACGTCACCGACAAGAAGATCCTCGGCGGCAACTGGGCAATGCATGCGTTTCTGGTCGCTGCCGACGTGGACGTCGACCTGGGCGCCGGTGGCCGGCAGAGCCGCGCTGGCATGGGCGACTTCATCTTCGACCCGCTCGCCATCGGCTGGCACAGCGGCAACTGGCACTGGATCGTCGGCATGGACATCTACCTGCCCACCGGCCGTTACGACAAGAACGAGCTGGCCAACATCGGCCGCAACTACGTCACCCTCGAACCGCTGTTCGCCTTCACCTACCGCAACGCGGCCGGCTACGAGTTTTCGATGAAGACCATGTTCGATCACAACTACGAGAACCGTGACACCAATTACCGTTCCGGCAATGAGGTGCATGCAGATTTCGTCGCCGCCAAGCACTTCGGCAACTGGGGCGTGGGTATCGGTGGCTACGCCTACAGACAGGTAAGTGGCGACAGTGGCGAGGGCGCCGTAATGGGTGATTTCAAGGGCCGTGCAATGGCCCTCGGCCCGCAGTTCTCCTACTCCATGGCTAGCGGCCTGAACATCCAGGGCCGCTACCAGCGCGAATTCGACGTACAGAATCGCCCGGAAGGCGACAAGTTCTGGCTGAACATCGCCATCCCTCTCTGA
- a CDS encoding GMC family oxidoreductase, with amino-acid sequence MPHQEYDYIVIGAGSAGCVVAARLIQQDAGSVLLLEAGGKDSSPFHTMPATVVQVFQQKSWPYMTVPQKHCNNREMIIAQGKVLGGGSSVNGMIYIRGQQQDYDDWVSDWNCPGWGYRDVLPYFKRAEANESLGSEFHGQDGPLPVSENRYRHPMTMAFVRAGQELGLPYVNDFNGASQEGVGFYQTTTRNGARASTARTYLKSVRDSSRLRVVTDALVHKVVIEHGRATGVIFSEKGGAPTTVNAREEVILSAGAFGSPKILMLSGVGPKEHLAEHGIETLVDLPVGKNFHDHLHLSLNATTHEPNSILGEDKGLRGIKHMAQWLAFRSGLLTSNILEGGGFIDTQGTGRPDIQFMFLPVMDNFDNTPGEVAPAAEHGLTVKVGHLRPKARGEVCLRSTDPADLPLIDPNYLGDPEDLQGQIRAVQAGLRLMQQPALRSLIKKITAPENIDWRDTAGIEAFVRKAVKTVYHPGGTCRLGVEPGDSVVDLQMRVHGVPNLRVIDLSVCPQIASGNTNAPAIMLGERGADFILGKAPLALDAPAEQVLDLNQLLGAHSASLVEASRS; translated from the coding sequence ATGCCACATCAGGAATATGACTACATTGTGATCGGCGCCGGCTCGGCGGGCTGCGTGGTCGCCGCCCGACTGATCCAGCAAGATGCCGGCAGCGTGCTGCTGCTCGAAGCCGGCGGCAAGGACAGCAGTCCCTTTCACACCATGCCGGCCACTGTAGTGCAGGTCTTTCAACAAAAGTCCTGGCCGTACATGACCGTACCGCAGAAGCACTGCAACAACCGCGAGATGATCATCGCCCAGGGCAAGGTGCTCGGCGGCGGCAGTTCGGTGAACGGCATGATTTACATCCGCGGCCAGCAGCAGGACTACGACGACTGGGTCAGCGACTGGAATTGCCCGGGCTGGGGCTACCGCGACGTACTGCCCTATTTCAAGAGAGCCGAAGCCAACGAAAGCCTGGGTAGCGAGTTCCACGGTCAGGACGGCCCGCTGCCGGTCAGCGAAAACCGCTATCGCCACCCGATGACCATGGCCTTCGTACGTGCCGGCCAAGAGCTGGGCCTGCCCTACGTCAACGACTTCAACGGCGCATCCCAGGAAGGCGTCGGTTTCTACCAGACCACCACCCGTAACGGCGCCCGCGCCAGCACCGCGCGTACCTACCTGAAGTCGGTACGCGACAGCAGCAGGCTGCGTGTGGTGACCGACGCCCTGGTACACAAGGTGGTGATCGAGCACGGCCGCGCCACCGGCGTGATCTTCAGCGAGAAAGGCGGCGCGCCCACCACCGTCAACGCGCGTGAAGAAGTGATCCTCAGCGCCGGTGCCTTCGGCAGCCCGAAGATTCTCATGCTCTCCGGAGTCGGCCCCAAGGAGCATCTCGCCGAGCACGGCATCGAGACGCTGGTCGACCTGCCGGTTGGCAAGAACTTCCACGATCACCTGCACCTGTCGCTCAACGCCACCACTCATGAACCCAATAGCATCCTTGGCGAAGACAAGGGCTTGCGCGGCATCAAGCACATGGCCCAGTGGCTGGCCTTTCGCAGCGGCCTGCTGACCAGCAACATTCTCGAAGGCGGCGGCTTCATCGATACCCAGGGCACTGGCCGGCCGGATATCCAGTTCATGTTCCTGCCGGTGATGGACAACTTCGACAACACCCCGGGCGAGGTCGCTCCAGCCGCCGAGCATGGCCTTACCGTCAAGGTCGGCCACCTGCGCCCGAAGGCACGTGGCGAGGTGTGCCTGCGCAGCACCGACCCGGCCGACCTGCCGTTGATCGACCCCAACTACCTGGGCGACCCGGAGGATCTGCAAGGCCAGATTCGCGCCGTGCAGGCCGGCCTGCGCCTAATGCAGCAGCCCGCGCTGCGCAGCCTGATCAAGAAGATCACCGCGCCCGAGAACATCGACTGGCGCGACACCGCTGGCATCGAAGCCTTCGTGCGCAAGGCCGTCAAGACCGTCTACCACCCCGGCGGCACCTGCCGCCTGGGCGTCGAGCCAGGCGACTCGGTGGTTGACTTGCAGATGCGCGTACACGGTGTGCCCAACCTGCGGGTAATCGACCTCTCGGTGTGTCCGCAGATCGCCAGCGGCAACACCAATGCGCCGGCAATCATGCTCGGTGAGCGCGGCGCCGATTTCATTCTCGGCAAGGCGCCCCTGGCACTCGATGCGCCAGCCGAACAGGTGCTCGATCTCAATCAGCTGCTCGGAGCCCACAGCGCTTCACTCGTCGAAGCCAGCCGCTCCTGA
- a CDS encoding extracellular solute-binding protein has translation MKRLFALLLLLASTAHAEEVLRVYGWKDYIDPQVLEDFRAQTGISVDYQAFTTSDELLAALAADTDHDLVMPSHFMLEQLIAEGRLAPLDTGRLRHHASLDPWLLSTLAGIPAANRHAVPYLWGSIGLVVDPQQAQKHYAGALPNSWSLLFDPEQAAQLSRCGLGLLDAAEETGSLLLNYRGRRLSASSDRQIVRQLRSLEAVAPLLRTLNNWAFVDELVAGRLCLAMAWSGHAVRAMEGNAQLRYQIPDEGAAIYIDTLAIPTHAANPQLAYRLIDFLIDPPVAILNARATRFYPPLPSTAPAMQSFAAEHPAQVLTAEQRRRSYLLEGLPPRQKQILDEAWTRVRAARH, from the coding sequence ATGAAGCGGCTCTTCGCCCTGCTGCTCCTGCTTGCCAGCACCGCCCATGCCGAGGAGGTGCTGCGCGTCTATGGCTGGAAGGACTATATCGACCCGCAGGTGCTCGAGGACTTCCGCGCGCAGACCGGCATCAGCGTCGATTACCAGGCGTTCACCACCTCGGACGAACTGCTCGCGGCGCTGGCCGCCGATACCGATCACGACCTGGTGATGCCCAGCCATTTCATGCTCGAACAACTGATCGCCGAGGGCCGCCTGGCACCACTGGATACAGGCCGTTTGCGCCATCACGCCAGCCTCGATCCCTGGCTGCTGTCGACCCTGGCCGGCATCCCAGCTGCCAACCGTCATGCGGTGCCTTATCTATGGGGCTCCATCGGCCTGGTGGTCGACCCGCAACAAGCCCAGAAACATTACGCCGGCGCGCTGCCCAACAGCTGGAGCCTGCTGTTCGATCCCGAGCAGGCGGCGCAACTGAGCCGTTGCGGACTGGGTCTGCTGGACGCTGCCGAGGAAACCGGCTCGCTGCTGCTCAACTACCGCGGCCGGCGCCTGTCTGCCAGCAGCGACCGGCAGATCGTGCGTCAGTTGCGCAGCCTCGAAGCGGTCGCGCCGCTGCTGCGTACCCTGAACAACTGGGCCTTCGTCGACGAGCTGGTCGCTGGCCGCCTGTGCCTGGCCATGGCCTGGAGCGGCCATGCGGTACGGGCGATGGAAGGCAATGCGCAGTTGCGTTACCAGATTCCAGACGAAGGCGCGGCGATCTACATCGACACCCTGGCGATCCCCACCCACGCCGCCAATCCACAGCTGGCCTACCGCTTGATCGACTTTCTCATCGACCCGCCCGTAGCCATTCTTAACGCCCGCGCCACCCGTTTCTATCCGCCGCTGCCCAGCACTGCGCCCGCCATGCAGAGCTTCGCCGCCGAGCATCCGGCGCAAGTGCTGACGGCCGAACAGCGACGCCGCAGCTACCTGCTGGAAGGCCTGCCGCCCCGCCAGAAGCAGATCCTCGACGAGGCCTGGACGCGAGTCAGAGCCGCCCGGCACTGA